One stretch of Chitinophaga pendula DNA includes these proteins:
- a CDS encoding LuxR C-terminal-related transcriptional regulator, translating to MQTDSDMERHQSLNALIEQNEQLRTRIQRLEDILHHVPAMLYTSDNAQKTVNWCNQGMEEATGFSLEEMADMGMGFFREIMHPDDFELAAIAQQSFKDNKNLFGGVTRIRKRGQDDWRWLVGLAVPFTRDEYGGVREVICAFLDLSVAIDTNEQLAEAMREVLRRQNENLLNKLTAREKDVLELAVKGLNNKEIAQTLNLSRYTVETHRKNIRLKLKVRNTTELIALARKVGYQ from the coding sequence ATGCAGACAGATTCGGATATGGAGCGGCACCAATCCCTCAATGCCTTAATAGAGCAAAATGAGCAATTAAGGACACGCATTCAACGACTGGAAGACATCCTGCATCATGTGCCGGCTATGTTGTATACCTCAGATAATGCCCAAAAGACGGTCAACTGGTGTAACCAGGGGATGGAAGAAGCGACCGGGTTTAGCCTGGAGGAAATGGCTGATATGGGGATGGGTTTTTTCCGGGAGATCATGCATCCTGATGATTTTGAGTTGGCGGCGATTGCGCAGCAGTCATTTAAGGACAACAAGAATTTATTTGGCGGGGTGACCCGTATCCGGAAGCGGGGTCAGGATGACTGGCGATGGCTGGTGGGGTTGGCGGTTCCCTTTACGCGGGATGAGTATGGTGGGGTACGGGAGGTGATCTGTGCTTTCCTGGATCTTTCGGTAGCTATCGATACGAACGAGCAGCTGGCGGAGGCGATGCGGGAGGTGTTACGCCGGCAGAATGAGAATTTACTTAATAAATTGACGGCCCGGGAGAAGGATGTACTGGAATTGGCGGTAAAGGGGCTGAATAACAAAGAGATTGCACAAACGCTTAACCTTAGCCGTTATACTGTAGAGACCCATCGTAAGAACATCCGGTTAAAGCTCAAGGTAAGGAACACTACTGAGCTGATTGCCCTGGCCCGGAAGGTTGGTTATCAATAG
- a CDS encoding superoxide dismutase: MAFTLPSLPYATDALEPHFDKTTMEIHHGKHHQAYVDNLNKAVAGTENENKSLEELVAQAGKISPAVRNNGGGHWNHSFFWQILAPNAGGTPSGKLADAINSAFGSFEAFQEKFAAAGATRFGSGWAWLIVKDGKLEVTSTPNQDNPLMDVAEVKGTPILGVDVWEHAYYLKYQNRRPEYLKAFWNVVNWNEVSKHFEAAGK, translated from the coding sequence ATGGCATTTACACTTCCGAGCTTACCTTATGCTACTGACGCACTGGAGCCACACTTCGATAAAACCACTATGGAAATCCACCATGGTAAACATCACCAGGCTTACGTAGACAACCTCAACAAAGCGGTAGCCGGTACCGAAAACGAAAATAAATCCCTCGAAGAACTGGTTGCCCAAGCCGGTAAAATCAGCCCCGCCGTTAGAAACAATGGCGGCGGTCACTGGAACCACAGCTTCTTCTGGCAAATATTAGCCCCCAACGCTGGTGGCACCCCCTCCGGCAAACTGGCAGATGCCATCAACAGCGCTTTCGGCTCCTTCGAAGCATTCCAGGAAAAATTCGCCGCAGCCGGCGCTACCCGCTTCGGCTCCGGATGGGCATGGCTCATCGTAAAAGATGGCAAACTGGAAGTAACCTCCACTCCCAACCAAGACAACCCCCTCATGGATGTAGCCGAAGTAAAAGGCACCCCCATCCTCGGCGTTGACGTATGGGAACACGCTTACTACCTCAAATACCAAAACCGCCGCCCGGAATACCTCAAAGCTTTCTGGAACGTGGTAAACTGGAACGAAGTATCCAAACACTTCGAAGCAGCTGGCAAATAA
- a CDS encoding 3-keto-disaccharide hydrolase — protein sequence MKKLIIPALSVMTMAVAACGGGAGTETGKDSAAVTVDTAGTVVPTDTSAANTLTDAEKAEGWKLLFNGQNLDGWRMYKNKPSNSWTVDNGTLHCLGSETDKSDKRGDLITTDEYENFEFATDWKIAPKGNSGILYMVNEEYDASYLSGPEYQLIDDENFPEKLENWQKTGANYAMDPPLKLAAKPVGEWNHTRIIVNKGHVEHWLNGEKVAEYDMNSDAWKKHKQEGKWKDAKGYGAKQKGHICVQDHGSEIWFKNVKLKQL from the coding sequence ATGAAGAAACTAATCATTCCTGCGCTGTCTGTGATGACCATGGCTGTAGCGGCTTGTGGGGGCGGTGCGGGTACGGAAACCGGCAAGGATTCGGCGGCGGTTACTGTAGATACTGCCGGAACGGTCGTGCCTACGGACACCAGTGCTGCGAACACGCTGACGGACGCGGAGAAAGCGGAAGGGTGGAAGTTGCTCTTTAACGGGCAGAACCTGGATGGCTGGCGTATGTACAAGAATAAGCCATCCAATAGCTGGACGGTAGATAACGGTACTTTACACTGTCTGGGTAGTGAGACTGACAAAAGCGATAAACGCGGGGACCTGATCACTACAGATGAATACGAGAATTTTGAGTTTGCGACGGATTGGAAGATAGCGCCGAAGGGGAACAGTGGTATCCTGTATATGGTGAATGAGGAGTACGATGCGTCTTACCTGAGTGGCCCTGAGTACCAGCTGATAGATGATGAAAATTTCCCAGAGAAGTTGGAGAACTGGCAGAAGACGGGTGCTAACTATGCGATGGATCCTCCGTTGAAGCTGGCAGCCAAGCCAGTGGGTGAGTGGAACCATACCCGTATTATTGTGAATAAGGGGCATGTGGAGCACTGGCTGAACGGGGAGAAGGTAGCGGAATATGATATGAACAGCGATGCCTGGAAGAAGCACAAGCAGGAAGGTAAGTGGAAGGATGCGAAGGGATATGGCGCTAAGCAGAAGGGGCATATCTGTGTGCAGGATCACGGCAGTGAGATCTGGTTTAAGAATGTGAAATTAAAGCAGTTGTAG
- a CDS encoding Gfo/Idh/MocA family protein — MPLNPNESSRRGFISKLAKGVVGATLLPNIITAADKQRNIQSLSRANEKYGPNDQIQVALIGAGGMGTADANTAMTVPGAKIVAACDLYDGRLADAKKKWGNDIYTTRDYREILERKDIDAVIIATPDFWHKEISVAAMNKGKSVYCEKPMVHDVTEGPAVVEAQQRNSKIVYQVGSQGMSSLGNEKAKQLLKEGAIGKLNYAEGFWARMSPFGAWQYPIPADASTKTVDWDAYLKNAPKRSFDPLRFFRWRNYKDYGTGVSGDLFVHLFSSLHFVTGSIGPDKIMATGGLRYWKDGREVPDIMLGMFDYPETDIHPAFNLSLRVNFVDGTGGTNYLRMVGSEGSMTVEWDKVTLYKNKIYEAEDDPLLQTKAGQENGKQYVYDRKSMLPPDKLEYVADKGYKGAHFDHFYNLFNAMRTGGKVSEDALFGYRAAAPALLCNDSYFNNKIIHWDPKNLKQVNK, encoded by the coding sequence ATGCCATTAAATCCTAATGAAAGCTCCCGCAGGGGCTTTATCAGTAAACTTGCTAAAGGTGTGGTGGGCGCAACGCTTCTGCCAAACATCATTACAGCAGCAGACAAGCAGCGAAACATCCAGTCACTATCACGGGCAAACGAAAAGTACGGTCCCAATGACCAGATCCAGGTAGCCCTGATAGGTGCAGGGGGGATGGGTACTGCGGATGCCAATACGGCGATGACGGTACCTGGTGCGAAGATCGTAGCTGCCTGTGACCTGTATGATGGTCGTCTTGCAGATGCAAAGAAAAAATGGGGTAATGATATTTATACAACCAGGGATTACCGGGAGATACTGGAGCGTAAGGACATAGATGCGGTGATCATTGCTACGCCTGATTTCTGGCATAAGGAGATCTCTGTGGCGGCGATGAACAAAGGTAAGTCCGTGTATTGTGAGAAGCCGATGGTGCATGATGTAACGGAGGGGCCGGCTGTAGTAGAGGCGCAGCAACGTAACAGCAAGATCGTATACCAGGTGGGTAGCCAGGGTATGAGTTCGCTGGGTAATGAGAAGGCGAAGCAGCTTTTGAAAGAAGGTGCTATTGGTAAGCTCAACTACGCAGAAGGTTTCTGGGCACGTATGTCTCCATTTGGCGCCTGGCAGTATCCTATTCCGGCAGATGCATCTACCAAGACGGTGGATTGGGATGCTTACCTGAAGAATGCTCCAAAGCGTAGTTTTGATCCATTACGTTTTTTCCGCTGGCGTAATTATAAGGATTATGGTACCGGTGTTTCCGGCGATCTTTTTGTGCACCTGTTTTCGAGCCTTCATTTTGTGACGGGTTCTATCGGGCCGGACAAGATCATGGCTACGGGTGGGTTGCGTTACTGGAAAGACGGACGTGAGGTACCTGATATCATGCTGGGTATGTTTGATTATCCGGAGACGGACATACATCCTGCTTTCAACCTTTCGCTGCGGGTGAACTTTGTGGATGGTACGGGCGGTACTAACTATCTGCGTATGGTGGGAAGTGAAGGGTCTATGACGGTCGAGTGGGATAAGGTGACGTTGTATAAGAACAAGATATATGAGGCGGAAGATGATCCGTTATTACAGACGAAAGCCGGACAGGAGAATGGCAAACAATATGTATACGACCGTAAGAGCATGTTGCCGCCTGATAAGCTGGAGTATGTGGCTGATAAGGGGTATAAGGGAGCGCACTTTGATCACTTCTACAACCTGTTTAACGCGATGCGTACTGGCGGTAAGGTAAGTGAGGATGCGCTGTTTGGTTATCGTGCAGCGGCACCTGCTTTGCTGTGTAATGATAGTTATTTCAATAACAAGATCATACATTGGGATCCCAAGAATCTGAAACAAGTGAACAAATAA
- a CDS encoding SusD/RagB family nutrient-binding outer membrane lipoprotein, which yields MKQIKQSILFVSLLLPMTISCNKDLVEMNKNPQEVETPSIPGLFNKVVSESSFTLHKNLTLLYNELYFPYSQLTATSKKLGVDPILGSNTSNWTSYYTMLAHQRKLEDLLNNYAGDKASLVNVQAMLKVISAMKTLEAVDVFGDIPYTRAGYAYFTGTQQVLRPAFDDATGVYKTVLTDLKWASDHIVTDPTARTPSGSLYYTLDAADVLFGNKMLLWQKFSNALRLRYAARIYEKDAATGGAIIKEVLDNNQPLPAEGEDVQFLRLAGDRPQVSFAAAGSNGVRMGTNIWKCVSSSNATDGSGIFDPRVPVFFETNKQGQWKPYPQAPGTGAPVDNGDPYNGDRNNRIKSDFSAVNYDLIMDVKALPDIAISTAEVNFLKAEAYQRGMGVGKDVNKAGQAYLQGIRESVSFWYKVVAKVEVWNNRPVAPDATKLDAFLRHPQVAFPTGDDQQLRAIYRQYWLSLFWQPNEAFYLLRRTGGMTPTDAPVDMSFSRLNYPASERLDNTEYYNAQVSKMGGDDIGKKIWWMK from the coding sequence ATGAAACAGATCAAACAATCCATACTATTCGTGTCGTTGTTGTTGCCGATGACGATCTCCTGTAATAAAGACCTGGTGGAGATGAACAAGAATCCGCAGGAAGTGGAGACGCCTAGTATTCCGGGCCTTTTCAACAAGGTGGTATCGGAGTCGAGTTTTACGCTACACAAGAACCTGACCTTACTTTATAACGAGCTTTATTTTCCTTACAGTCAGCTGACGGCAACGTCGAAGAAACTGGGTGTAGATCCTATATTAGGCAGTAATACCAGTAACTGGACCAGTTATTATACGATGTTGGCGCATCAGCGGAAGCTGGAGGACCTGTTGAACAATTATGCTGGTGATAAGGCATCGCTGGTGAATGTGCAGGCGATGTTGAAGGTGATCAGTGCGATGAAGACGCTGGAGGCGGTAGATGTATTTGGTGACATTCCATATACCAGGGCTGGCTATGCATATTTTACGGGTACTCAGCAGGTACTGCGGCCGGCATTTGACGATGCGACCGGTGTTTACAAAACGGTGTTGACGGATCTGAAGTGGGCATCGGATCATATTGTGACGGACCCTACGGCGCGTACGCCATCGGGCTCGCTTTATTATACGCTGGATGCAGCGGATGTATTATTTGGCAACAAGATGTTGCTGTGGCAGAAATTTTCCAATGCCTTACGATTAAGGTATGCAGCACGCATATATGAAAAGGACGCAGCGACTGGCGGGGCTATCATCAAGGAGGTGTTGGATAACAACCAGCCATTGCCTGCGGAGGGTGAGGATGTACAGTTCCTGCGATTGGCCGGGGACCGGCCACAGGTATCTTTTGCGGCGGCGGGGAGTAATGGTGTAAGGATGGGTACCAATATCTGGAAGTGTGTGTCTTCTTCTAATGCGACTGATGGCAGCGGGATCTTTGATCCACGGGTGCCGGTATTTTTCGAGACGAATAAGCAAGGCCAATGGAAGCCTTATCCGCAGGCACCTGGTACGGGAGCGCCTGTTGACAATGGGGACCCTTATAACGGTGATCGTAACAACCGGATCAAGTCTGATTTCTCCGCCGTGAATTATGACCTGATCATGGATGTGAAAGCGTTGCCAGACATTGCGATCTCTACGGCGGAAGTGAACTTTCTGAAGGCAGAAGCTTATCAGCGGGGGATGGGAGTAGGCAAGGATGTGAATAAGGCCGGGCAGGCTTATTTGCAAGGTATACGGGAGTCTGTCAGCTTTTGGTATAAGGTGGTAGCGAAGGTGGAAGTGTGGAATAACCGGCCGGTGGCGCCGGATGCTACCAAACTGGATGCTTTTTTACGCCATCCGCAAGTGGCGTTTCCTACAGGGGATGATCAGCAGTTGCGCGCCATTTACCGTCAATACTGGCTGTCGTTGTTCTGGCAGCCTAATGAGGCTTTTTATCTGCTGCGGCGGACGGGCGGTATGACCCCTACGGATGCTCCTGTGGATATGAGTTTCAGCCGGCTGAACTATCCTGCCAGTGAGCGATTGGATAATACCGAGTATTATAATGCGCAAGTCAGTAAGATGGGAGGAGATGATATCGGCAAAAAGATCTGGTGGATGAAATAA
- a CDS encoding SusC/RagA family TonB-linked outer membrane protein — MLSALIPLCRKHYYLWLLCCMLLSYRSAFAGDEVQWEQGNNPTLTLGFTNASVLEAFRQITVVTGMQFSYNKEDIDTGRRIRLVSQKRKLTELLDAIGQQVHLKFTQVNKTIAVSVPEPEQLPASAAGPMLTPLMATDTVPAGVGNMTIKGRITTARNEPLPGVTVKVKGSNAGAVTNGEGYYTLSNISRDAMLIYSFVGYLQQEERVSGRQTIDVQLQEDTRKINEVVVTALGIKRQKKEVGYSTEKVTGVEIAQAAAPNIVNALSGKMAGVNVVQPGGVEGGKTRITIRGNTSIKGNNEPLIVIDGLQFENDGGISNSIESGKDWGSAINNIDPNDIESIDVLKGPTAAALYGARGANGVIMITTKKGRNKKGLGIEYAGEFKLTKANMFRDVQNEFGMGGPAWGDVEPRLLKNSDGENVLPKFWGQSHTGDGNTATSLGKRATWENFSWYYSGLSWGPRLDGSPVRWWDGQVRSFSPQPDNVSLFFKTGTTIKHNVSFSNAGDFGSFRVSLGRMDNDAVVPNSNFSQTSVNIGASLKISSRLKADVAMNYLRYDRKNSPTLGSDANSWGYQSLYGYPREWRPIERDTYENPDGSKNAFNNYPNMGKYTSYADYIGTAGSPGNFWWNTYNNNTFLGRDKIFGTITLNYEATSWLNVMGRLGIDRQFDLLEYKNKPTSINGITDGKYGINENKLFVQNHEFLVTAHKENILPDFNVRLSVGGSTWQRKINNFNASTGNNNWSAPWVYALNNVKDKNALELADITNLGYGLYNKKLNSLMGLLDLSYRDMLFLQLSARNDWASTLPKGANSYLYPSATLSWVFTELESLKGMKGLSFGKLRLAYSNAARDADPYKVTPTYGVGTSANQLVLSLPVIVPASNLKNETTRGMEAGVQLGFLDGRLNLDMAYYRNRSYNQLLTSNLPLSSGAGQFLFNSGVLQNTGLEVILDAKILDRKEVSWNSGLRLSNNKTRVVALDPKVQYLSLGDLWGRYGPSINVKEGDTYGTIYGYDYQYDASGRKLVSDDGTRYLTTAEKVPIGNANPKLTGGWTNTISYRGITLSVLTDFKWGGDIFAGSYAYGVFSGQSPTTLAERNGGGLPYTDADGVTRNVGVILDGVTRDGKVNDKVVHYLWKYMGNIGSGWGNWSIKEKDPVTGAEVNKEYGFLHKPAIFDNSWVKLREVSISYQVPSKVVQRWKVIQGLSVYVTGRDLFYIYKNLPDNINPEGSISAGNAQGFEWGGYPNMRSFALGVRLSL; from the coding sequence ATGTTATCAGCTTTAATTCCACTATGCAGGAAGCACTATTACCTATGGCTTTTATGTTGTATGCTATTGTCTTACCGTTCAGCATTTGCCGGTGATGAGGTACAATGGGAACAGGGTAATAATCCCACGCTAACACTAGGATTTACGAATGCATCTGTGCTGGAAGCATTCCGGCAGATCACGGTGGTGACGGGTATGCAATTTTCCTATAACAAGGAGGATATTGATACCGGTCGCCGGATACGATTGGTCAGTCAGAAAAGGAAGTTGACCGAGTTATTAGATGCTATTGGTCAACAGGTACATTTAAAGTTTACGCAGGTCAACAAGACGATTGCGGTAAGTGTGCCGGAGCCGGAGCAGTTGCCTGCCTCTGCGGCGGGACCTATGTTGACACCGCTGATGGCAACAGATACGGTGCCTGCAGGTGTTGGTAATATGACGATCAAGGGGCGTATTACTACGGCCCGTAATGAACCATTGCCAGGGGTAACGGTAAAAGTGAAAGGCAGCAATGCGGGTGCTGTGACCAATGGAGAAGGGTACTATACGCTCTCTAATATATCACGGGATGCGATGCTGATATATTCGTTTGTCGGTTATCTGCAACAGGAAGAGCGGGTATCGGGGCGTCAGACCATTGACGTGCAGCTGCAGGAAGATACCAGGAAGATCAACGAGGTGGTGGTGACGGCATTAGGTATCAAAAGACAGAAAAAGGAAGTAGGCTATTCCACGGAGAAAGTGACAGGTGTGGAGATTGCACAGGCAGCGGCTCCTAACATTGTGAATGCGCTGAGTGGTAAGATGGCGGGTGTAAACGTTGTGCAGCCGGGCGGTGTAGAGGGAGGCAAAACGCGTATCACTATACGAGGTAATACGAGTATCAAGGGGAATAATGAGCCATTGATCGTTATCGACGGTTTGCAGTTTGAAAATGACGGAGGGATATCCAACAGTATAGAGTCTGGTAAGGACTGGGGATCTGCTATCAATAACATTGACCCTAATGATATAGAAAGCATAGATGTATTGAAAGGGCCGACAGCGGCGGCATTGTATGGTGCACGCGGTGCCAATGGGGTGATCATGATCACGACGAAAAAGGGACGTAATAAGAAGGGATTGGGTATTGAATATGCCGGTGAGTTTAAGCTGACGAAAGCTAACATGTTTCGCGATGTGCAGAATGAATTTGGGATGGGCGGACCTGCCTGGGGGGATGTGGAGCCACGGTTGCTGAAAAACAGTGACGGTGAAAATGTGTTGCCGAAGTTCTGGGGGCAGTCGCATACGGGAGATGGCAATACTGCTACTTCGCTTGGTAAACGGGCTACCTGGGAGAACTTCAGCTGGTATTATTCTGGTCTTTCCTGGGGACCCCGGTTGGATGGTTCGCCGGTACGCTGGTGGGATGGACAGGTACGGTCTTTTTCTCCGCAGCCGGACAATGTGAGTTTGTTCTTTAAGACGGGTACTACCATCAAACATAATGTCTCCTTCAGCAATGCCGGAGATTTCGGCAGTTTCCGGGTGTCGTTGGGGAGAATGGATAATGATGCGGTGGTACCTAATAGTAACTTCAGCCAGACGTCTGTGAATATTGGCGCCAGTCTGAAAATATCTAGCCGGCTGAAAGCGGATGTGGCGATGAACTACCTGCGATACGACCGTAAGAACTCGCCTACGCTGGGTTCGGATGCTAATTCCTGGGGGTATCAGTCCTTATATGGTTATCCGAGGGAGTGGCGGCCTATAGAGCGCGATACCTATGAAAATCCGGATGGTAGCAAGAATGCCTTCAATAACTACCCGAATATGGGTAAGTATACTTCCTATGCTGACTATATCGGTACGGCGGGTAGTCCGGGTAATTTCTGGTGGAATACTTATAACAACAACACGTTCCTGGGGCGGGATAAGATATTCGGTACTATCACGCTGAACTATGAAGCTACTTCGTGGTTGAATGTGATGGGCCGTTTGGGGATAGACCGCCAGTTTGACCTGCTGGAGTATAAGAATAAGCCTACCAGCATCAATGGGATCACTGATGGGAAATATGGCATCAATGAGAATAAACTATTTGTGCAGAATCATGAGTTCCTGGTGACGGCACATAAGGAGAATATATTGCCGGACTTTAATGTACGCCTGTCAGTAGGCGGTTCTACCTGGCAGCGTAAGATCAATAACTTCAACGCCTCTACGGGCAACAATAACTGGAGTGCGCCGTGGGTGTATGCATTGAACAATGTAAAAGACAAGAATGCGTTGGAGCTGGCCGATATTACCAACCTGGGATATGGGCTTTACAACAAGAAGCTGAATTCATTGATGGGATTGCTGGATCTGTCATACCGGGATATGTTGTTCCTGCAGTTGAGTGCCCGTAATGACTGGGCTTCTACTTTGCCTAAAGGAGCTAATTCTTATCTGTATCCTTCTGCCACTTTGAGTTGGGTATTTACGGAGCTGGAAAGTCTGAAGGGGATGAAAGGGCTCAGTTTTGGTAAGCTGCGGCTGGCCTATTCGAATGCTGCCAGGGATGCGGACCCTTATAAGGTAACACCTACTTACGGTGTGGGTACTTCTGCTAATCAGTTGGTGTTGTCGTTGCCGGTGATCGTGCCTGCCAGTAACTTGAAGAATGAGACGACCCGCGGGATGGAAGCGGGTGTACAATTAGGGTTCCTGGATGGAAGGTTAAACCTGGATATGGCTTATTACCGCAACCGGTCTTATAACCAGCTGCTGACCAGTAACCTGCCTTTGTCTTCTGGCGCGGGGCAGTTCTTATTCAACTCTGGTGTGTTGCAGAATACGGGACTGGAGGTGATCCTTGATGCGAAGATACTGGACCGGAAGGAAGTGTCCTGGAATTCAGGGTTGAGGCTGTCGAACAACAAAACGAGGGTGGTGGCATTAGATCCGAAGGTGCAATACCTGAGCCTGGGTGATCTGTGGGGGCGTTATGGTCCTTCTATCAATGTGAAAGAGGGAGATACGTACGGTACTATTTATGGTTATGATTACCAGTATGATGCCAGTGGCCGGAAGCTAGTGAGTGACGATGGTACCCGTTACCTGACTACGGCGGAGAAGGTACCTATTGGTAATGCCAATCCGAAGCTGACCGGTGGATGGACGAATACGATCAGTTATAGGGGCATTACGTTGTCTGTACTGACAGATTTCAAGTGGGGTGGTGACATTTTCGCCGGTTCTTATGCCTACGGTGTGTTTTCCGGGCAGAGCCCGACTACGCTGGCAGAGCGTAATGGCGGCGGATTGCCATATACAGATGCCGACGGGGTGACCCGCAATGTGGGTGTGATACTGGACGGTGTGACCCGGGACGGCAAAGTGAATGACAAGGTGGTGCATTATCTCTGGAAGTATATGGGTAACATCGGTTCGGGTTGGGGTAACTGGAGTATCAAAGAGAAGGACCCTGTCACGGGTGCGGAGGTGAATAAGGAATATGGTTTCCTGCACAAGCCAGCCATTTTTGATAACAGCTGGGTGAAGTTGCGGGAGGTATCTATTTCTTACCAGGTGCCTTCTAAAGTGGTACAGCGCTGGAAGGTGATACAAGGTTTGAGTGTGTATGTAACGGGCAGGGACTTGTTCTACATCTACAAGAACCTCCCGGATAATATCAACCCGGAAGGTAGTATCAGTGCGGGCAATGCGCAAGGTTTTGAGTGGGGCGGTTATCCCAACATGCGTTCTTTTGCACTAGGAGTAAGATTATCACTGTAA
- a CDS encoding FecR family protein, which translates to MPDYTQFDVADFLEDAAFIAWCKGDVIASGHDWEAWLAAYPERRPDVEAARTLYYAMSGELPADIIEARAEGLRQLMLAQPVAPARLGMRRVLRRYAVPVAAMLAGLAVMVLYYWQRRDSGHVYRSDADDRRTLQLSDGSRVTLYPNSRLTVPAHYNTTDRRINLDGQAFFEVASVPDRPFTVVTNQLSTTALGTSFMVRDYNDQQGTRISLMTGKVAVAGIPGAQSSLILTPGEQYIQGDPVKGSGKHLFDTLSVRAVERGLLTFKDASFNEVAEKLAAFYGVTIHVDPALHDIKHFTGQFEHEPLSHVLEVLRIINGFTILQEGSTIYISTTVKH; encoded by the coding sequence ATGCCGGACTATACTCAATTTGATGTAGCAGATTTCCTGGAAGATGCGGCGTTTATTGCCTGGTGTAAGGGAGATGTTATTGCATCAGGGCATGACTGGGAGGCCTGGTTAGCGGCCTACCCGGAGCGGCGACCGGATGTGGAGGCTGCCCGTACGCTTTATTATGCGATGAGTGGTGAGTTGCCGGCGGATATTATTGAAGCGAGAGCGGAGGGTCTCAGGCAATTGATGTTGGCGCAGCCTGTTGCGCCTGCCCGCCTGGGAATGAGGCGTGTACTACGCCGGTATGCTGTACCTGTTGCTGCTATGTTGGCGGGGTTGGCAGTTATGGTGTTGTATTACTGGCAACGACGGGATAGCGGACACGTGTACCGTAGCGATGCCGATGACCGGCGGACGTTGCAACTGTCGGACGGGAGCCGGGTGACTTTATATCCTAACAGCCGGTTGACAGTACCGGCGCATTATAATACTACTGATCGCCGCATCAACCTGGATGGGCAAGCATTTTTTGAAGTGGCGTCTGTACCAGACCGGCCTTTCACCGTTGTTACTAACCAACTTTCTACGACCGCACTGGGTACTTCTTTTATGGTGCGAGATTACAATGACCAACAGGGTACGCGTATATCCCTGATGACCGGTAAAGTAGCAGTCGCCGGTATACCTGGGGCGCAATCTTCTCTTATCCTTACACCGGGGGAACAATATATACAAGGTGATCCTGTTAAGGGATCGGGTAAGCATCTTTTCGATACACTCAGTGTGCGTGCGGTGGAGCGGGGGCTGTTAACTTTTAAAGATGCCAGTTTCAACGAAGTAGCAGAAAAACTAGCCGCCTTTTATGGCGTAACGATCCATGTTGATCCGGCACTGCATGATATTAAACATTTTACCGGCCAATTTGAGCACGAGCCTTTGTCACACGTACTGGAAGTGCTACGTATCATCAACGGTTTTACCATTCTTCAGGAGGGGAGTACTATATACATTTCAACAACAGTGAAACATTAG
- a CDS encoding RNA polymerase sigma factor, which translates to MHALPEGDEQWERLRQGEESALFSIYQQYYNQLYKYGLRVTGDASLVADHINQVFMELWEHHGSLKEVRNVKGYLLTYLKRKIFRDQEQRRRHDLFLKEQVNEDLSFQLSVEEHMIQLQLREDQRRQLLAAVNNLSLRQRELIRLRYFDELSYEEIARKTRLSTRTVYNNISLAIHALKKALLIGLLI; encoded by the coding sequence ATGCATGCTTTACCGGAGGGAGATGAACAATGGGAACGCCTGAGACAGGGCGAAGAGAGTGCATTGTTTTCCATTTATCAGCAGTATTACAACCAGCTTTACAAATACGGTCTGCGTGTTACGGGCGATGCGTCGCTGGTGGCGGACCATATCAACCAGGTATTTATGGAGTTGTGGGAGCATCACGGCAGTCTTAAAGAGGTGCGGAATGTAAAAGGTTATTTGCTGACCTATCTGAAGCGGAAGATATTCCGGGATCAGGAGCAGCGAAGGCGACATGATCTTTTTTTGAAGGAGCAGGTAAACGAGGATCTATCGTTTCAGCTATCTGTGGAGGAGCATATGATACAGTTGCAGTTGCGGGAAGATCAGCGGCGGCAGCTGTTAGCGGCTGTAAATAACCTGAGTTTACGGCAGCGAGAGCTGATACGGTTACGGTATTTCGATGAGCTGAGTTATGAAGAGATCGCGCGTAAGACCCGGTTATCAACCCGGACGGTGTATAATAACATTTCGTTGGCTATCCATGCATTGAAGAAGGCGTTGCTAATAGGGTTGCTGATTTAA